From the Pomacea canaliculata isolate SZHN2017 linkage group LG14, ASM307304v1, whole genome shotgun sequence genome, one window contains:
- the LOC112555134 gene encoding dimethylaniline monooxygenase [N-oxide-forming] 5-like encodes MAKRVAVIGGGAAGLVATKTCLEEGLEPTCFDRRDSLGGLWVFDEKVEENLSCCMSSTMLNTSKEILAFSDFPMPKEFPNFMHNRQGLEYLQRYALNFKLDKFTRLSTEVVKVTRAADFVTSGKWTVISKNLKSRDTMTEVFDAVLVCSGHHGAKHIPKLPGLNEFKGQILHSHDYRRPGDVTGKRVLVVGLGNSGGDIASELSLSKEVIMSTRRGAWVLTRQGTRGIPWDIEMYTRIGGLVDKMLPESLSQAILAAYFWARLDHDMYGLTSTALPKGISGFLSDDLANRILCGRVRIRDDIKRFAESSVEFVDGTVEDVDVVIFATGYHIRFPFIEKEVLDVQENVMRLYKRVFLPDLEHQTLAFIGFFNVNGALWPFFELQSRMAVYAMTGVIKLPTSRKIKEDIREMENKRAQISPDTLRHTIEGIWFPYMEELAEVIGCKPNIWRLLLTDPKLGLKVLFGPVLGAHYRLQGPGQWSGARQSILTAMDRVRFPFQTRKIPSGLPRSFNLVRRLLYPSILQMLVLYFALVVLLVLVFFV; translated from the exons ATGGCCAAGCGGGTGGCTGTCATCGGGGGAGGTGCGGCGGGCCTGGTGGCCACGAAGACGTGTCTGGAGGAGGGTCTGGAACCCACGTGCTTTGATCGGCGGGACTCGCTGGGCGGACTGTGGGTCTTCGACGAGAAGGTGGAGGAGAACCTGTCCTGCTGCATGTCCTCGACCATGCTGAACACCAGCAAGGAGATTTTGGCCTTCAGTGACTTCCCCATGCCTAAG GAATTCCCAAATTTTATGCACAACCGGCAAGGTCTCGAGTACCTCCAGAGATATGCTCTGAACTTTAAACTCGACAAGTTCACTCGTCTGAGCACTGAAGTGGTGAAAGTCACAAGGGCGGCGGACTTTGTCACCTCCGGGAAGTGGACAGTGATAA GTAAGAATCTGAAAAGCAGAGATACGATGACCGAGGTGTTTGACGCCGTGTTGGTGTGCTCCGGACACCATGGTGCAAAGCACATTCCGAAACTGCCGGGTCTTAATgagttcaaaggtcagattCTGCACTCGCACGATTACCGCAGACCGGGCGACGTCACAGGCAAGCGAGTTCTGGTTGTCGGCCTCGGCAACTCCGGCGGTGATATCGCTTCAGAATTGTCCCTCTCAAAGGAG GTGATCATGAGCACACGGCGCGGGGCGTGGGTTTTGACCCGACAGGGGACACGGGGCATTCCTTGGGACATTGAAATGTACACTCGCATTGGCGGGCTCGTGGACAAGATGCTTCCCGAATCCTTGTCTCAGGCCATTTTGGCCGCTTATTTCTGGGCCAGACTGGACCATGACATGTATGGACTTACAAGCACGGCGCTACCGAAGGG CATCTCCGGTTTCCTCAGCGACGATCTGGCCAACAGAATCCTGTGTGGAAGGGTGAGGATCCGAGATGACATCAAGCGCTTCGCGGAGTCCAGCGTGGAGTTCGTTGACGGGACTGTAGAGGATGTTGATGTTGTAATCTTCGCGACTGGCTACCACATCCGCTTCCCCTTCATAGAGAAAGAG GTGTTGGACGTCCAGGAGAACGTTATGCGTCTTTACAAGAGAGTGTTTCTTCCGGACCTGGAGCACCAGACGCTGGCCTTCATCGGCTTCTTCAACGTCAATGGCGCCCTCTGGCCTTTCTTTGAGCTGCAGAGCAGGATGGCTGTCTACGCAATGACG GGTGTTATCAAGTTACCAACCTCTAGAAAGATAAAAGAGGATATCCGAGAGATGGAAAACAAACGAGCTCAGATTTCCCCAGACACGCTGCGACATACTATCGAGGGGATATGGTTTCCCTACATGGAGGAACTTGCTGAGGTGATTGGCTGCAAGCCCAACATTT GGCGACTTCTCTTAACAGACCCCAAGCTCGGACTCAAAGTCCTCTTTGGACCAGTCTTAGGCGCCCATTATCGCCTGCAGGGACCTGGACAATGGTCAGGGGCCCGCCAGTCTATTCTCACCGCCATGGACAGGGTTCGCTTCCCGTTTCAGACCCGGAAGATACCATCTGGTTTGCCAAGAAGCTTCAACTTGGTCCGGCGTTTGTTGTATCCATCCATCTTACAAATGCTCGTGTTGTACTTTGCATTAGTGGTTCTACTAgtgttggttttctttgtttaa